In Rhizobium jaguaris, a single window of DNA contains:
- a CDS encoding GntR family transcriptional regulator, translating into MDGMDEQPTLREKAYASFTHHLLARDVRPGQFVSQRRLVELTGLPLGAIRELIPRLEAEGLIKTVPQRGLQIAHIDLNLIREAFQLRLFLEKEAVALFTHSASDDTIAKLLKQHRDIADAIQVGDTSPELEVHAQLVDWGMHDAFIDALGNTIISNAYRVNSIKMRLISQDRFRINGHVGPVMNEHLQVLEAIQRRSAEDAVASLVSHINGARDRALKI; encoded by the coding sequence ATGGATGGCATGGACGAGCAGCCGACGTTGCGGGAAAAAGCCTATGCAAGCTTTACCCATCATCTGCTTGCTCGCGATGTGCGTCCCGGCCAGTTCGTCTCGCAGCGCAGGCTTGTGGAGCTGACGGGGCTACCACTCGGCGCCATCCGCGAGCTAATCCCGCGGCTGGAAGCCGAGGGCCTGATCAAGACCGTGCCGCAGCGCGGTCTCCAGATCGCCCATATCGATCTCAACCTCATCCGCGAGGCCTTTCAGCTACGTCTCTTTCTGGAGAAGGAAGCCGTTGCCCTTTTCACGCATTCGGCTTCGGACGACACGATCGCCAAGCTCTTGAAGCAGCACCGCGATATTGCGGACGCCATCCAGGTGGGCGATACCTCGCCGGAGCTCGAGGTCCACGCGCAATTGGTGGATTGGGGCATGCACGATGCCTTCATCGACGCGCTCGGCAACACCATTATTTCAAACGCTTACCGCGTCAACTCGATCAAGATGCGGCTAATCAGCCAGGATCGATTTCGGATCAACGGGCATGTCGGGCCGGTCATGAACGAACATCTGCAGGTGCTTGAAGCGATCCAAAGACGATCTGCGGAAGATGCCGTCGCGTCTCTCGTTTCGCACATCAACGGAGCCAGAGATCGTGCATTAAAAATTTGA
- a CDS encoding dihydrodipicolinate synthase family protein translates to MSRKFGLSVALTTPFDTNGDIAIGPMINQAERSLASGCSSVTLFGTTGEGSSIGTQERGEVISAFLEAGVAPNQIIVGVMADSVEDAAAQAGFALTKGVRNILLAPPFYFKNVSDEGLFRWFSAVFAQLGDNARDIIVYNIPSVTMVPLSVSLIGRLRSAFPDIVTGVKDSSGDWPFTEALLKAHRDLIILIGDERHLARGVRLGGQGAISGMANFVPHEIRLMAEEGKDDPRVEDFVPELLKFPVTAAVKVMVAQLSEDEIWLAVRPPLVSISGEGRNHLTSAFNALFRSKAA, encoded by the coding sequence TTGTCTCGCAAATTCGGTCTATCGGTCGCGCTGACGACGCCCTTCGATACCAACGGCGATATCGCGATTGGCCCAATGATCAACCAGGCCGAACGAAGCCTTGCGTCGGGATGCTCGAGCGTCACGCTTTTCGGCACCACTGGCGAGGGATCCTCTATCGGAACGCAGGAGCGAGGAGAGGTGATCAGTGCCTTCCTGGAAGCAGGCGTGGCGCCAAACCAGATCATCGTGGGTGTCATGGCGGATTCCGTTGAGGACGCCGCCGCCCAAGCGGGATTCGCGCTGACCAAAGGCGTGCGCAACATCCTGCTTGCACCGCCTTTCTATTTCAAAAACGTCAGCGACGAAGGACTGTTTCGCTGGTTCTCGGCCGTATTCGCGCAACTGGGCGACAATGCGCGTGACATCATCGTCTACAATATTCCTTCCGTTACCATGGTGCCGCTCTCGGTGTCCTTGATTGGCAGGCTGCGCAGCGCCTTTCCCGACATTGTCACCGGCGTCAAGGACTCCTCCGGCGATTGGCCGTTCACCGAGGCGCTGTTGAAGGCGCATCGCGATCTCATCATCCTGATCGGCGACGAGCGCCACCTGGCAAGGGGGGTTCGGTTGGGCGGACAGGGGGCGATCTCCGGGATGGCGAATTTCGTGCCCCACGAAATCCGGTTGATGGCTGAAGAAGGAAAGGATGATCCACGCGTCGAGGATTTTGTTCCGGAATTGCTGAAATTCCCGGTGACTGCCGCGGTCAAAGTCATGGTGGCACAACTCTCAGAGGACGAAATCTGGCTTGCGGTTCGTCCGCCGCTTGTTTCAATATCCGGCGAAGGACGGAATCATCTTACCAGCGCGTTCAATGCGCTTTTCAGGTCCAAGGCGGCTTAG
- a CDS encoding class I fructose-bisphosphate aldolase, translated as MKSARLNRLFGVSGNCFDVAIDHGMFNERTFLAGIEDMKTAIKVIADAAPDAIQLPPGTAPLLQAIPGKQRPALVLRTDIANIYGNPLPSALFSEMIDRAVEQGVALDAACVVVNLLMLPDQPEVYRACVRNVNSLKRECEIYGMPLMVEPLVMQDNSKGAYMVDGAIDKILPLVRQAAELGADIIKADPCDNVEEYHRVVEIAQGLPVLVRGGGRVSDQEILTRTKQLMEQGARGIVYGRNVIQHNNPGGMTRALMTIVHDKASVEQASRHLA; from the coding sequence ATGAAGTCCGCGCGGCTTAACCGCCTTTTCGGCGTGTCTGGAAATTGTTTCGACGTCGCCATCGATCACGGCATGTTCAATGAGCGGACCTTCCTGGCCGGCATTGAGGACATGAAGACTGCGATCAAGGTGATCGCCGATGCGGCGCCCGATGCCATTCAGCTTCCCCCGGGCACGGCGCCGCTTCTGCAGGCCATCCCCGGCAAGCAACGGCCGGCACTGGTGCTGCGCACGGACATTGCCAACATCTATGGCAATCCGCTCCCATCTGCGCTGTTTTCGGAAATGATCGACAGGGCAGTAGAGCAGGGCGTTGCGTTGGACGCCGCTTGCGTGGTCGTCAATCTTTTGATGTTGCCGGATCAGCCGGAAGTCTACCGCGCCTGCGTGCGCAACGTGAATAGCCTGAAGCGGGAATGCGAGATCTACGGCATGCCGCTGATGGTCGAGCCGCTCGTCATGCAGGACAATTCCAAGGGCGCCTATATGGTCGATGGCGCGATCGACAAGATCCTGCCGCTCGTGCGCCAGGCGGCCGAACTCGGCGCTGATATCATCAAGGCGGACCCGTGCGATAACGTTGAGGAATATCACCGCGTCGTCGAAATTGCTCAGGGCCTTCCTGTGCTGGTGCGTGGCGGCGGCCGCGTTTCGGACCAGGAAATCCTGACGCGCACAAAACAGTTGATGGAGCAGGGCGCGCGCGGCATCGTCTACGGCCGCAACGTCATTCAGCACAACAATCCCGGCGGCATGACGCGCGCTTTGATGACGATCGTCCATGACAAGGCTTCCGTCGAACAAGCCTCACGGCATCTCGCTTGA
- a CDS encoding Gfo/Idh/MocA family protein: protein MSKTFRFGIIGCGLMGREFASAAARWLHLADMKARPEIVAVCDTNAALLDWFRDHVPTVRQFTADYKELLANPEVDAVYCAVPHVLHQQFYIDILKAGKHLLGEKPFGMDAAQNHEIMAELAKHPELLVRCSSEMPFFPGAQKVIALAESGEMGDILEVEAGFLHSSDIDRQKPINWKRMADINGEYGCMGDLGMHVLHVPLRLGWRPQTLHAQLVKKVTERPDGKGGMLPCTTWDNATISTRVRTVDQDFPMVLKTWRIAPGESNTWYIRILGMKKSAFFSTKSPRQWQWMDYNGGAQAWSTEDLGYGSLFPAITGKIFEFGFADAIQQMWAAFVDELAGGNANGFACATPAEAQAHHAVLTAALKSGREDAVVQVEYAGASV, encoded by the coding sequence ATGTCAAAAACATTCCGCTTCGGCATCATCGGCTGTGGTTTGATGGGGCGCGAGTTCGCGAGTGCTGCGGCGCGCTGGCTGCATTTGGCCGATATGAAGGCGCGGCCGGAAATCGTCGCAGTATGCGATACCAATGCAGCGCTGCTCGACTGGTTCAGGGATCATGTGCCGACCGTGCGGCAGTTCACTGCCGACTATAAGGAGCTTCTGGCCAATCCTGAGGTCGACGCGGTTTATTGCGCCGTGCCGCATGTGCTTCACCAGCAGTTCTATATCGATATCCTGAAGGCCGGAAAGCATCTGCTCGGCGAAAAGCCGTTCGGCATGGACGCCGCCCAGAACCACGAGATAATGGCTGAGCTCGCCAAGCATCCCGAACTCCTGGTCCGCTGTTCGTCGGAAATGCCCTTCTTCCCCGGAGCGCAGAAGGTCATCGCGCTCGCCGAAAGTGGGGAGATGGGAGATATCCTCGAAGTCGAGGCAGGTTTCCTGCATTCCTCGGATATCGACCGGCAGAAGCCGATCAACTGGAAGCGCATGGCCGATATCAACGGCGAATATGGCTGTATGGGCGATCTCGGCATGCATGTCTTGCACGTGCCGCTGCGCCTTGGCTGGCGTCCGCAAACTCTGCATGCGCAACTGGTCAAGAAGGTCACCGAACGTCCTGACGGCAAGGGCGGGATGCTGCCCTGCACCACCTGGGACAATGCCACGATCAGCACGCGCGTACGCACCGTGGATCAGGATTTCCCGATGGTGCTGAAGACCTGGCGCATTGCGCCGGGCGAATCCAACACCTGGTACATCCGCATTCTCGGCATGAAGAAGAGCGCATTCTTCAGCACGAAGTCGCCGCGCCAATGGCAGTGGATGGACTATAATGGCGGCGCGCAGGCCTGGAGCACCGAGGATCTTGGATACGGCTCGCTGTTTCCGGCGATCACCGGCAAGATTTTCGAATTCGGCTTTGCCGATGCTATCCAGCAGATGTGGGCCGCCTTCGTCGACGAGCTTGCCGGAGGAAATGCGAACGGTTTTGCCTGCGCGACACCGGCCGAGGCGCAGGCGCATCACGCGGTGCTGACGGCGGCCCTCAAATCTGGCCGTGAGGATGCCGTGGTGCAGGTCGAGTATGCTGGAGCGTCAGTCTGA
- a CDS encoding D-lyxose/D-mannose family sugar isomerase — protein MKRSEINEALRRATKTLEHWQWSLPEWGYWTAADFADNPEAARYLRAHQLGWDVTDFGSGRFAKCGLVLFCLRNGIVGIEGERTYAEKLLFVEEGQVTPTHRHAAKMEDIINRAGGDLVIEFAATDAEGNVLRDDVTVPVDGLPRKLAAWEPLVLSPGQSVTIHTGLYHRFYGRMGGGPVFVGEVSQVNDDNSDNYFLEPIGRFAAIEEDELPLRPLWNEAGG, from the coding sequence ATGAAGCGCTCCGAGATCAATGAAGCGCTGCGGCGCGCAACGAAGACCCTCGAACATTGGCAATGGTCGCTGCCGGAATGGGGCTACTGGACTGCGGCGGATTTCGCCGACAATCCGGAAGCGGCGCGCTATCTGCGCGCTCATCAATTGGGGTGGGATGTCACAGACTTCGGTTCTGGCCGGTTTGCCAAATGCGGGCTCGTGCTGTTTTGCCTGCGCAACGGCATCGTTGGCATTGAGGGCGAGCGCACCTACGCGGAGAAGCTGCTCTTCGTCGAGGAAGGGCAGGTGACGCCGACGCATCGCCACGCCGCAAAGATGGAGGACATCATCAACCGGGCCGGCGGCGATCTCGTTATCGAATTTGCCGCGACCGACGCCGAAGGCAATGTGTTGCGGGACGATGTGACCGTTCCGGTGGACGGCTTGCCGAGGAAGCTTGCCGCATGGGAGCCGCTGGTTCTGTCTCCCGGCCAGAGCGTTACGATCCACACCGGGCTCTATCATCGTTTCTACGGCCGAATGGGCGGTGGGCCTGTGTTCGTCGGCGAGGTTAGCCAGGTCAACGACGACAACAGCGATAATTACTTTCTGGAGCCGATCGGGCGCTTCGCCGCGATCGAGGAGGACGAGCTGCCTCTCAGACCCCTATGGAATGAGGCAGGTGGCTGA
- a CDS encoding carbohydrate kinase family protein → MRTGEEVRSGEKKDKGGIVCAGNFIIDRVHTLSYWPEQGNLAYILHQDLGVGGGAANVVTDLASLGFPEKLAVAGCIGADADGEIVRARLAAAGIDIGGLVALTDRVTAHTHVMNVPGQNRTFFYHGGANDALTDALVSPAIFANSGYRLFYLGYLMLLPGLDQIGPDGRSGASRLLEAARRAGLTTCVDFVSSEDPEFATKVGVALPFCDFLIINEMEAGRATGVAVRNAKGDLIEAGLLEAGERLLAAGVTKGAIIHAPEICFWFAPDASSIVTRSRPVEPHDIVSTVGAGDAFCAAVLYGLHENWPVEHICAVAHAAAARCLAGATATDGIPSMAVLLEDMKEMNPVSD, encoded by the coding sequence ATGCGAACCGGGGAGGAGGTTCGCAGCGGCGAAAAGAAAGACAAGGGCGGCATCGTCTGCGCGGGAAATTTCATTATCGATCGCGTCCACACCCTGTCCTATTGGCCCGAACAGGGCAATCTCGCTTACATCCTGCATCAGGATTTGGGTGTCGGGGGCGGCGCGGCCAATGTCGTCACCGACCTCGCCTCGCTCGGATTTCCCGAAAAGCTGGCGGTGGCGGGATGCATCGGTGCGGATGCGGATGGAGAGATCGTCAGGGCGCGCCTTGCAGCCGCCGGCATCGATATCGGCGGCCTGGTGGCGCTCACCGATCGGGTGACGGCTCACACGCATGTCATGAACGTGCCAGGCCAGAACCGCACCTTCTTCTATCATGGCGGTGCCAACGATGCGCTCACGGATGCGCTCGTCTCGCCTGCGATCTTCGCCAACTCCGGTTATCGGCTCTTCTATCTCGGCTATCTGATGCTGCTGCCCGGGCTCGACCAGATTGGCCCAGACGGTCGTTCGGGGGCATCCCGCCTGCTGGAAGCCGCTCGCCGCGCGGGGCTTACGACCTGCGTGGACTTCGTATCGAGCGAAGATCCGGAATTCGCCACCAAGGTCGGTGTCGCTCTGCCCTTCTGCGATTTCCTGATCATCAACGAGATGGAGGCGGGCCGGGCCACTGGAGTTGCTGTTCGCAATGCGAAGGGAGATCTGATCGAGGCTGGGCTTTTGGAGGCGGGCGAGCGCCTGCTTGCGGCGGGCGTCACCAAAGGGGCAATCATCCATGCACCGGAAATCTGTTTCTGGTTTGCGCCCGACGCTTCATCGATCGTGACGCGCTCGCGGCCGGTCGAGCCACATGATATCGTCAGCACGGTTGGCGCGGGAGACGCCTTCTGTGCCGCCGTACTCTACGGCCTGCATGAAAACTGGCCTGTCGAGCATATCTGTGCGGTGGCCCACGCTGCGGCTGCGCGTTGCCTGGCGGGCGCGACGGCCACCGATGGCATCCCCAGTATGGCGGTCCTCCTGGAGGATATGAAGGAGATGAATCCGGTATCCGACTAA
- a CDS encoding L-iditol 2-dehydrogenase, translated as MILVQTSRLSGKVALVTGGASGIGKAVCERFAAEGAKVVVADLDGTRCAEVAEAIGPDTWGVALDVTSQESIDAAVRFSIEAAGKIDILVNAAGIYEVQSILEISRERTARVFQVNIEGVIFMTQAVARHMVERGEGGRIINFSSQAGRRGEGPAVAYCASKAAVISITQSCAQELIRYGINVNAIAPGVVDTPMWDVVDAKLGSREGLQPGEVKRRVAAAVPAGRFGTAEEQAAMAAFLAGPDAAYIVAQCYNVDGGNVMS; from the coding sequence ATGATCTTGGTGCAGACATCTCGACTGTCCGGAAAAGTGGCATTGGTCACCGGAGGCGCGAGCGGTATCGGAAAGGCTGTTTGCGAACGCTTCGCGGCGGAAGGCGCGAAGGTCGTCGTGGCGGATCTGGACGGCACACGATGCGCAGAAGTCGCGGAGGCGATCGGCCCAGACACCTGGGGCGTGGCGCTCGACGTGACCAGCCAGGAAAGCATCGACGCCGCTGTGCGCTTTTCGATAGAGGCCGCTGGTAAGATAGACATACTGGTGAACGCCGCTGGCATTTACGAAGTCCAATCCATCCTGGAGATCTCCCGCGAGCGCACTGCCAGGGTCTTCCAGGTCAATATCGAGGGCGTGATTTTCATGACGCAGGCGGTTGCCCGGCATATGGTGGAGAGAGGCGAGGGTGGACGCATCATCAACTTCTCGTCTCAGGCTGGCCGGCGCGGAGAGGGACCGGCGGTGGCTTACTGCGCCTCCAAAGCGGCCGTCATCAGCATCACCCAAAGCTGTGCTCAGGAACTGATCCGATACGGGATCAACGTGAACGCCATCGCTCCCGGCGTGGTCGATACGCCGATGTGGGACGTCGTCGATGCGAAACTCGGGAGTCGCGAAGGTTTGCAGCCTGGCGAGGTGAAGCGCCGCGTGGCCGCCGCCGTCCCCGCCGGACGATTTGGCACGGCCGAAGAACAGGCTGCTATGGCTGCCTTCCTGGCCGGGCCGGATGCGGCGTACATCGTCGCACAGTGCTACAATGTCGATGGCGGCAACGTCATGAGCTGA
- a CDS encoding zinc-dependent alcohol dehydrogenase family protein produces MKAVRLESIGSMTMRSVEKPVARQGELLIRVLAAGICGSDRHMYKGEYPTAIPVTMGHEFCGIVEEVGDEVAGFAGGELVTVDPNIACGRCHACTRGRVNLCESLTAIGVTRDGGFAEYATVPYRQAFTLPADLNPAHGAFCEPLACCLHAIDKAEVRPGDSVAILGGGVIGLLMVQLARMAGASQVILITRQLSRRQTALQVGATHAFDPAASDAVAAVRDVTHGGADVVIECAGVPDTLQGGLKMARRGGIFVLFGVTPAGIEVPVLPFDLLVSEVDIRPAYLNPFTHSRAAALVASRALELDMLVTKSVGLEEVAEVVGSAPLPGEIKVIVRP; encoded by the coding sequence ATGAAGGCTGTCCGTTTGGAGTCGATCGGGTCGATGACGATGCGCAGCGTCGAGAAGCCGGTTGCCCGGCAAGGCGAATTGCTTATCCGCGTCCTGGCCGCTGGCATCTGCGGCTCGGATCGCCACATGTACAAGGGCGAATATCCGACGGCGATTCCGGTCACGATGGGCCATGAATTCTGCGGCATCGTAGAAGAGGTGGGCGATGAGGTCGCGGGCTTTGCCGGCGGCGAACTCGTAACGGTGGACCCCAATATCGCCTGCGGCCGCTGTCATGCCTGCACGCGCGGGCGTGTGAACTTGTGCGAGAGCTTGACCGCCATCGGCGTAACACGAGATGGCGGCTTTGCCGAATATGCAACGGTGCCGTACCGTCAGGCATTCACGCTGCCTGCCGATCTCAATCCCGCGCATGGCGCTTTTTGCGAGCCGCTTGCCTGCTGTCTTCATGCCATCGACAAGGCAGAGGTCCGTCCGGGCGACAGCGTCGCCATCCTTGGAGGAGGCGTGATCGGTCTGCTCATGGTGCAATTGGCCCGTATGGCTGGGGCAAGCCAGGTGATTTTGATCACGCGGCAGCTCTCAAGACGGCAGACCGCGCTGCAGGTCGGAGCGACGCATGCCTTCGACCCGGCAGCTTCGGACGCGGTTGCCGCTGTTCGAGACGTCACCCATGGTGGCGCGGATGTCGTCATCGAATGCGCCGGTGTTCCCGACACCCTTCAAGGCGGCCTGAAGATGGCGCGGCGCGGTGGCATCTTTGTGCTTTTCGGAGTGACGCCCGCGGGTATCGAGGTGCCCGTTCTGCCTTTCGACCTGCTCGTCAGTGAAGTCGATATAAGGCCGGCCTATCTCAACCCGTTCACCCATTCGCGGGCTGCCGCATTGGTCGCGAGCAGAGCGCTGGAGTTGGATATGCTTGTGACCAAGAGCGTCGGTCTCGAAGAGGTCGCCGAGGTGGTGGGCAGCGCGCCATTGCCAGGCGAGATCAAGGTCATCGTCCGACCCTAG
- a CDS encoding LacI family DNA-binding transcriptional regulator: MTTSIRHIAKLAGTSVSSVSRVLNNSGYASPELRDRVEAAIRTLNYTPSKGARMLRGAPSRMIGLMLPSIDVPFFGILAHAIEQELFRHGYQTLICSTAENMEHEAHYMSMLLAQRVDGVIVASAFGSTEHFQVLRDAGIPIIAIDRELSGIAHDAVMADHEEGGRLLARHLIDLGHRSIGIVGAPAHSQPVQLRLRGISAEMATYGITPAAVTMAEEHSFAATYPLARDLLAAHPEITAIIGTTDISAIAAIHAVLDRGFSVPKDYSVIGFDDLPEAAYVFPRLTTVAQPIRDVGQLAARRLETLIEEHHTGNEPKAGAISKVPVTLIQRDSTGPVRA, encoded by the coding sequence GTGACGACCAGTATCAGACATATCGCTAAACTTGCGGGAACATCGGTCTCTTCGGTCTCACGCGTGCTCAACAACAGCGGTTACGCTTCTCCCGAGCTCAGGGACCGGGTAGAAGCTGCCATTCGCACACTGAACTACACGCCCAGCAAGGGCGCGCGCATGCTGCGCGGTGCGCCAAGCCGGATGATCGGGCTCATGTTGCCGTCGATCGACGTGCCCTTCTTCGGTATCCTGGCCCATGCCATCGAGCAGGAACTGTTTCGGCACGGCTATCAGACGCTGATCTGCAGCACAGCCGAAAACATGGAGCACGAGGCACACTACATGTCCATGCTGCTTGCCCAGCGCGTCGATGGCGTCATCGTGGCAAGTGCCTTCGGCAGCACCGAGCATTTTCAGGTACTGCGGGACGCAGGTATCCCGATCATCGCCATCGATCGCGAGCTCAGCGGCATCGCTCACGACGCGGTCATGGCCGATCATGAGGAAGGCGGCCGACTGTTGGCGCGACATCTGATCGACCTCGGCCACCGGTCGATCGGCATCGTCGGCGCGCCGGCCCACAGTCAGCCTGTGCAGCTTCGCCTGCGAGGTATTTCGGCAGAAATGGCGACATACGGGATTACGCCTGCCGCCGTGACGATGGCCGAAGAACACAGCTTCGCGGCAACATACCCGCTGGCGCGGGATCTGCTGGCAGCGCACCCGGAAATTACGGCGATCATCGGCACGACCGATATTTCGGCGATTGCGGCAATCCATGCCGTTCTTGATCGTGGTTTCTCCGTTCCGAAGGATTATTCGGTGATCGGTTTTGACGATCTGCCCGAGGCAGCCTACGTCTTTCCGCGGCTAACAACGGTCGCACAGCCCATCCGCGATGTCGGGCAACTGGCAGCACGGCGGCTAGAAACGCTGATCGAGGAACACCATACGGGGAACGAACCAAAAGCAGGCGCCATCTCAAAAGTGCCGGTCACCCTGATCCAGAGAGATTCCACCGGCCCCGTCCGTGCTTAA
- a CDS encoding cupredoxin domain-containing protein codes for MRIACEGRLGLVGLGLLLSVLPTEAATIEVTIEKLEFKPAVINATAGDTIRWVNKDIMAHTATADGRFDVVIQPHQSASTAVSKAGAVDYYCRFHPNMRGRLEVAE; via the coding sequence ATGCGAATTGCATGTGAGGGCCGGCTGGGGTTGGTCGGCCTCGGGCTATTGCTGTCCGTCCTTCCCACCGAGGCTGCCACGATCGAAGTCACCATCGAAAAACTCGAGTTCAAGCCTGCGGTGATCAACGCGACCGCTGGCGACACGATAAGGTGGGTCAATAAGGACATCATGGCGCATACGGCTACCGCCGACGGGAGATTCGATGTCGTCATTCAGCCGCATCAGTCGGCTTCGACGGCGGTAAGTAAGGCGGGTGCGGTGGACTATTACTGCCGTTTTCATCCGAACATGCGCGGCCGGTTGGAAGTGGCCGAGTAG
- a CDS encoding DUF4142 domain-containing protein → MFVRLSAAVAAICLLSPAAFAAGAAPTDPQIAHIAYTAGVIDIEAAKQALSISKNKDVTAFANDMVRDHEAVNKEALDLVKKLKVTPEDNDTSRQLTKAAAEERAKLAKLKGAAFDKAYVENEVAYHKQVNSALEGTLIPSAQNAQLKDLLQTGLKLFQGHEQHAEHVAAMLK, encoded by the coding sequence ATGTTCGTCCGATTGAGCGCGGCCGTTGCCGCAATCTGCCTTCTCAGCCCCGCCGCTTTCGCCGCCGGCGCCGCGCCGACCGATCCGCAGATCGCTCACATCGCCTATACGGCCGGTGTGATCGATATCGAAGCGGCAAAACAGGCCCTCAGCATCTCCAAGAACAAGGATGTCACGGCCTTCGCGAACGATATGGTGCGCGACCACGAGGCCGTCAACAAAGAGGCTCTCGACCTTGTGAAGAAGCTGAAGGTCACCCCCGAAGACAATGACACAAGCCGCCAATTGACCAAGGCTGCAGCGGAAGAGCGCGCCAAACTGGCAAAACTCAAAGGTGCTGCCTTCGACAAGGCTTATGTGGAGAATGAAGTCGCCTACCATAAGCAAGTCAATAGCGCACTCGAGGGCACGCTGATCCCTTCAGCCCAGAATGCCCAGCTGAAGGATTTGCTGCAGACAGGCCTCAAGCTGTTTCAAGGCCACGAACAGCACGCCGAGCATGTTGCGGCGATGCTGAAATAG
- a CDS encoding RNA polymerase sigma factor, whose amino-acid sequence MKATNLVIVAGQPLPDDRTSDAVLIKRATGRDPEAFRTIMRRYNQRLFRIARAIVRDDSVAEDIVQEAYMHAFEHLGSFRADSSLSTWLHRIVMNEALGRLRKASRRLEVALPTHTASADVVPFPNGIATDDPEKTMAQRQILRLVEEATDELPDDFRLVFIARVIEGMSVEETAELLGIKHATVRSRLHRARELLRKHIDDRIGPMLLNAFPFAGWRCERLTTKVMKRLGIED is encoded by the coding sequence ATGAAGGCAACAAATCTTGTAATCGTGGCCGGGCAGCCCCTTCCGGATGATCGCACGAGTGACGCGGTTCTGATCAAGCGCGCCACCGGCAGAGATCCGGAGGCCTTTCGAACGATCATGCGCCGCTATAATCAGCGTCTTTTCCGGATTGCGCGCGCCATAGTGCGCGACGACAGCGTCGCCGAGGACATTGTTCAGGAAGCTTATATGCATGCTTTTGAGCATCTTGGCAGTTTTCGGGCCGATTCATCGTTGTCCACGTGGTTGCACCGGATCGTCATGAACGAGGCGCTCGGCCGACTTCGCAAGGCCTCGCGCCGCCTGGAAGTTGCCTTGCCAACCCATACGGCAAGCGCTGACGTCGTCCCATTTCCAAACGGCATAGCCACAGACGATCCGGAAAAGACCATGGCACAAAGGCAGATATTGCGGCTTGTGGAAGAGGCGACCGACGAATTGCCGGATGATTTCCGCCTGGTTTTCATTGCCAGAGTTATCGAAGGCATGAGCGTCGAAGAAACGGCGGAGCTCTTGGGCATCAAGCACGCGACAGTAAGATCCAGGCTTCATCGCGCCAGGGAGCTGCTGCGAAAGCACATCGACGACCGCATCGGCCCGATGCTCCTCAATGCATTTCCCTTTGCCGGATGGCGCTGCGAGCGGCTGACGACAAAAGTGATGAAACGGCTTGGCATCGAGGACTAA
- a CDS encoding 5-formyltetrahydrofolate cyclo-ligase, which translates to MTMSDERDRDDGPLEFASPACLMHEIEPAYNGNSAGEAAPSDVPAWRKTERERLIDERKSLLSAQREEFTRLIATYLDHVIADVAGRHISMYWPFLGEPDLRGWMAAATSRGAICLLPVVVAKRTPLIFRSWKMGERLERGIWNIPVPADGNEAIPDVVIAPLVGFDTNCFRLGYGGGYFDRTLAHLDRKPLAIGVGFESQKIKTIHPLAHDIPMDVIVTDAGVRYR; encoded by the coding sequence ATGACCATGTCGGATGAGCGAGATAGGGACGATGGCCCCCTCGAATTCGCATCGCCAGCCTGCCTGATGCATGAGATCGAACCAGCCTACAACGGCAATTCCGCCGGCGAGGCTGCCCCCTCAGACGTTCCGGCATGGAGGAAGACAGAGCGTGAAAGATTGATCGATGAGCGGAAGTCCCTGCTGTCGGCGCAGCGTGAGGAATTTACCCGCTTGATTGCGACCTATCTCGATCACGTGATTGCCGACGTCGCGGGCAGGCATATCAGCATGTACTGGCCGTTTCTGGGAGAGCCCGATCTTCGTGGATGGATGGCTGCTGCGACTAGCCGTGGCGCCATATGCCTGTTGCCCGTCGTCGTCGCCAAACGCACGCCCCTGATCTTCCGATCATGGAAAATGGGAGAGCGGCTGGAACGCGGCATCTGGAATATTCCTGTACCGGCAGACGGCAACGAGGCTATCCCCGATGTCGTTATAGCGCCGCTCGTCGGCTTCGATACCAATTGCTTCCGGCTTGGCTACGGCGGAGGGTATTTCGACAGGACTCTCGCTCATCTCGACCGCAAACCGCTAGCGATCGGCGTTGGCTTCGAATCGCAAAAGATCAAGACCATTCACCCCCTTGCCCACGACATTCCGATGGATGTGATCGTGACAGACGCAGGGGTGCGATATCGATGA